One genomic segment of Hordeum vulgare subsp. vulgare chromosome 2H, MorexV3_pseudomolecules_assembly, whole genome shotgun sequence includes these proteins:
- the LOC123424410 gene encoding cullin-associated NEDD8-dissociated protein 1-like, which yields MANTNITGILEKMTGKDKDYRYMATSDLLSELNKESFKADQDLESKLTNIVLQQLEDASGDVSGLAVKCLAPLVKKVSEERVVEMTDKLCDKLLNGKDQHRDTASIALKAVIVEVTTASLSEKILVSLAPQLIKGVTSGKSAEIKCECLDILGDVLHRFGNVITKDHAYMLTALLAQLSSTQASVRKKSVSCIASLAPCLSDDLLAKGTLEVVKLLKNRKAKSDITRTNIQMIGALSRSVGYRFGPHLAEAVPLLINYCTSASENDEELREYSLQALESFMLRCPRDISPYCEGILNLALEYVSYDPNFTDSMDEDTDDEVQDEEDDDESADEYTDDEDASWKVRRASAKCISAIIVSRPQMLSKMYQEACPKLVDRFREREENVKMDIFNTFIELLRQTGNVTKGQGDIDESSPRWLLKQEVPKIVKSINRQLREKSIKTKVGAFSVLKELVVVLPDCLADQFGSLVPGIEKALNDKSSTSNLKIEALAFTRIVMASHSPSVFHPYIQALSGPILSAIGDRYYKVTAEALRVCGELVRVLRPNFEAHSIDFRPYISPIYKAILARLANQDQDQEVKECAISCMSLVIATFGDGLQRELPACLPILVDRMGNEITRLTAVKAFAVIANSPLRIDLSCVLDHVVSELTAFLRKANRALRQATLGTLNSLVVTYGSQIGSSSYETILTELSTLISDVDLHMAALALELCCTIMVDRRSVKNVGLAVIHKVLPEALTLIRSALLQGQALQALQKFFAALVQSANISFETLLNSLISTAKPSQSGGLSKQALFSIAQCVAVLCLAAGDKKCASTIEMLKGILNDDSSTNSAKQHMALLCLGEIGRRKDLSNHDQIENIVIESFQSPFEEIKSAASYALGNIAVGNLSKYLPFILDQIDNQQKKQYLLLHSLKEVIARQSVDHTGQSELQDSNILKILALLFNHCESEEEGVRNVVAECLGKIALIEPNKLIPALKERTSSPAANTRATVAIAIKYSIVERTGKIDAILYSEISTFLMLIKDSDRHVRRAAVLALSTAAHNKPNLIKRLLPELLPLLYDQTVVKQELIRTVDLGPFKHVVDDGLELRKAAFECVDTLLDSCLDQVNPSAFIVPFLLSGLGDHYDVKMPCHLILSKLADKCPSAVLAVLDSLVEPLEKTIVHKPKGDAVKQEIDRNEDLIRSALRAIAALNRISGSDYSMKLKKLMSKITSTSSLAEKYNSVRSE from the exons ATGGCGAATACAAACATAACCGGCATCTTGGAGAAG ATGACAGGGAAAGATAAAGACTACAGATATATGGCTACATCAGATCTGCTTAGTGAGTTGAACAAAGAGAGTTTCAAAGCAGATCAAGACCTTGAATCAAAGTTGACTAATATCGTTCTTCAACAACTGGAAGATGCTTCAGGAGATGTTTCTGGTTTAGCTGTGAAATG CTTGGCTCCACTTGTTAAGAAGGTTAGCGAGGAAAGAGTAGTGGAGATGACCGACAAGCTTTGTGATAAATTACTCAATGGAAAGGACCAACATCGTGATACTGCTAGTATAGCTCTGAAGGCAGTCATTGTGGAAGTTACTACGGCGtcactttctgaaaagattttagtTTCTCTTGCCCCGCAGCTAATCAAAGGTGTCACCAGT GGAAAGAGTGCTGAAATTAAATGTGAATGTCTTGATATATTAGGTGATGTGCTTCATAGGTTCGGCAACGTGATCACAAAAGATCACGCGTATATGCTCACTGCACTTTTAGCCCAGCTGAGTTCCACTCAAGCAAGTGTGAGAAAAAAGTCTGTTTCTTGCATTG CATCGCTCGCTCCATGTTTGTCAGATGATCTATTAgccaaggggactttggaggttgtcaaattgctgaaaaacagaaaggcGAAGTCTGACATAACACGAACAAATATCCAGATGATTGGTGCTCTAAG TCGCTCAGTTGGATACCGGTTTGGACCACACCTTGCCGAAGCTGTTCCTTTGCTCATAAACTATTGTACAAGTGCATCAGAAAATGATGAAGAGCTCCGTGAGTACAGCTTGCAG GCCCTCGAGAGTTTTATGCTCAGATGTCCAAGAGATATATCCCCATATTGTGAGGGTATTCTGAATCTTGCTTTGGAATATGTAAGCTATGATCCTAATTTCACCGATAGCATGGATGAGGATACTGATGATGAAGTACAGGATGAGGAAGATGATGA TGAGAGTGCGGACGAATACACAGATGACGAGGATGCAAGCTGGAAGGTTCGCCGGGCATCAGCGAAGTGCATATCTGCAATTATAGTATCTCGTCCTCAAATGTtgtctaagatgtatcaggag GCTTGTCCGAAGTTAGTCGACCGCTTTAGGGAAAGAGAGGAGAATGTAAAG ATGGACATCTTCAACACATTTATTGAGCTGTTACGCCAAACTGGTAATGTGACAAAAGGACAAGGTGACATTGACGAGTCCAG CCCTAGATGGTTGCTGAAGCAAGAGGTGCCCAAAATTGTCAAATCGATCAATAGGCAGTTGCGTGAAAAATCAATCAAGACAAAG GTTGGAGCATTCTCAGTATTGAAGGAGCTTGTCGTTGTGTTACCAGATTGTCTTGCTGATCAGTTCGGGTCACTTGTTCCTGGGATTGAGAAGGCTTTAAAT GATAAATCTTCTACCTCCAACCTGAAGATTGAGGCCCTTGCATTTACTAGGATTGTTATGGCTTCACATTCACCCTCTGTGTTTCATCCATACATCCAG GCACTGTCCGGTCCAATATTATCTGCTATTGGAGATAGATATTACAAAGTCACTGCTGAGGCTTTACGTGTGTGCGGGGAGCTAGTCCGGGTGCTCCGTCCAAACTTCGAG GCACATTCAATAGATTTCAGGCCGTATATTAGTCCAATCTATAAAGCTATATTGGCCCGCTTAGCGAATCAAGATCAAGATCAG GAAGTTAAAGAGTGTGCCATATCGTGCATGAGCCTTGTGATCGCTACTTTTGGTGATGGTCTTCAAAGGGAATTGCCTGCATGCCTTCCAATACTTGTTGATAGGATGGGCAATGAAATAACACGACTTACAGCTGTCAAG GCATTTGCGGTGATTGCGAATTCACCTCTTCGGATTGATCTTTCATGTGTTTTGGACCATGTTGTTTCTGAGCTCACAGCTTTCCTTCGGAAG GCCAACAGAGCCCTTAGGCAGGCAACATTGGGAACCCTAAATTCTCTGGTTGTCACATATGGGAGTCAAATTGGCTCATCCTCTTATGAAACGATATTAACTGAACTTTCTACTCTCATAAG CGACGTCGATTTGCATATGGCCGCTCTTGCATTGGAACTGTGTTGCACAATAATGGTCGACAGAAGATCCGTTAAAAATGTTGGTTTAGCTGTGATACATAAAGTTTTGCCTGAGGCCCTTACTTTGATCAGGAGTGCTCTGTTGCAAGGACAAGCACTACAG GCGCTCCAGAAGTTTTTTGCTGCACTGGTCCAGTCTGCAAATATAAGCTTTGAAACTTTGTTGAACTCCCTTATTTCCACTGCCAAACCATCACAGTCAGGCGGTCTTTCCAAGCAGGCACTATTCTCTATTGCACAGTGTGTTGCTGTGCTATGCTTAGCAGCTGGTGATAAGAAGTGTGCATCAACTATTGAAATGCTTAAAGGCATCCTAAATGATGACAGTTCTACTAATTCT GCCAAACAACACATGGCCTTGTTATGTTTGGGAGAAATTGGAAGAAGGAAGGACCTCAGCAATCATGATCAAATTGAGAACATCGTCATCGAATCATTCCAGTCACCTTTTGAGGAGATAAAGTCTGCAGCATCATATGCCCTTGGAAACATTGCTGTTGGCAATCTATCCAAGTATTTGCCATTTATCTTGGATCAGATTGACAATCAACAGAAGAAGCAGTATCTCTTGCTTCATTCACTGAAAGAG GTAATTGCACGGCAGTCTGTTGACCATACTGGCCAGAGTGAGCTCCAGGACTCAAACATTCTGAAGATATTGGCATTGCTGTTTAACCACTGCGAAAGTGAGGAGGAAGGAGTTCGGAATGTGGTTGCTGAGTGTTTAGGCAAAATTGCACTTATTGAACCTAACAAATTAATCCCTGCTCTGAAG GAACGCACATCTAGCCCAGCAGCAAACACAAGGGCCACAGTTGCCATTGCTATAAAATATTCAATCGTTGAACGGACTGGAAAGATAGATGCAATCTTGTACTCTGAGATTTCTACTTTCCTTATGTTAATTAAAGATAGTGACAGG CATGTGCGACGTGCAGCTGTTCTTGCGTTGAGTACAGCTGCACACAACAAGCCAAATTTGATCAAACGTCTTCTTCCTGAATTACTGCCCCTTTTGTATGACCAGACTGTCGTGAAG CAAGAATTGATCAGGACCGTTGATCTAGGGCCTTTCAAGCACGTCGTTGATGATGGGCTTGAGCTTAGGAAAGCTGCCTTTGAATGTGTGGACACATTGCTGGATAGCTGTCTTGATCAAGTGAATCCGTCGGCCTTCATCGTTCCTTTCCTCTTATCTGGCTTAGGTG ATCATTATGATGTAAAAATGCCCTGCCATCTGATTCTCTCAAAGCTAGCAGACAAGTGCCCTTCTGCTGTTCTTGCAG TTCTGGACTCGTTAGTTGAACCTCTTGAGAAAACTATCGTTCACAAGCCCAAGGGTGATGCAGTGAAGCAAGAGATTGATCGCAACGAAGACTTAATTCGCAGTGCTCTTCGAGCAATTGCCGCTCTAAACCGCATAAG TGGCAGTGACTACAGCATGAAGCTAAAGAAGTTGATGAGCAAGATAACGTCCACTTCTTCACTTGCCGAGAAGTACAATTCGGTGCGCAGTGAGTGA